A genomic segment from Actinomycetota bacterium encodes:
- a CDS encoding porin PorA family protein encodes MKGAVSKILIVLGIVLILAAILWWAIAVNALVKLPDDVDVENKYEGEITWYVDPMTHKPLAEGEEVKLPLEVTQKIVSLAEEFDSSTGPLKETIELKIGGMAQPAQEFVYVLDRKTLENVRDDRAYAWTPDNVVDREGAYYPLFPFDTSKDETYRLWKNEIGEAVEVEFVSEEDKEGITVYNFKLAFEDKEVVGDYVQGMGLPASTSFEELKPLLKAAGVDVDAFLALAVQAMRPEDLQALQQALQGEIPLKYYWTAEQEMSVDPKTGTPVDIYKSAESLTYKLDVEGLSGLQAVLAKYVSDPRLGPAIAQLAGLQEQMGEARKVFSYEYASTQDTVKAAVEDTKDGAGKINLVKVYIPWALLIVGALILIVGLLLGGGPAPEQAEEE; translated from the coding sequence ATGAAGGGAGCGGTGAGCAAGATACTTATCGTGCTGGGGATCGTTCTCATCCTGGCGGCCATCCTCTGGTGGGCCATCGCCGTGAACGCCCTGGTGAAGCTGCCGGACGACGTGGACGTGGAGAACAAGTACGAGGGGGAGATAACCTGGTACGTGGACCCCATGACCCATAAGCCGCTGGCGGAGGGAGAGGAAGTGAAGCTTCCCTTGGAGGTTACCCAGAAAATAGTCTCCCTGGCGGAGGAGTTCGATTCCTCCACCGGCCCCCTCAAGGAGACCATCGAGCTGAAGATAGGGGGCATGGCCCAGCCGGCCCAGGAGTTCGTCTACGTGCTGGACCGCAAGACCCTGGAGAACGTGAGGGACGACCGTGCCTACGCCTGGACTCCCGACAACGTCGTTGACCGCGAGGGAGCCTACTACCCGCTCTTCCCCTTCGACACCTCCAAGGACGAGACCTACAGGCTGTGGAAGAACGAGATCGGCGAGGCGGTGGAGGTGGAGTTCGTCAGCGAGGAGGACAAGGAGGGAATAACCGTCTACAACTTCAAACTGGCCTTCGAGGACAAGGAGGTGGTTGGAGACTACGTCCAGGGCATGGGCCTTCCCGCCTCCACCAGCTTCGAGGAGCTCAAGCCCCTCCTCAAGGCGGCGGGCGTGGACGTGGACGCCTTCCTGGCCCTGGCCGTGCAGGCCATGCGGCCCGAGGATCTGCAGGCCCTCCAGCAGGCGCTGCAGGGGGAGATACCCCTCAAGTACTACTGGACTGCGGAGCAGGAGATGTCCGTGGATCCCAAGACCGGCACCCCCGTCGACATCTACAAGAGCGCGGAGAGCCTCACCTACAAGCTGGACGTGGAGGGGCTTTCCGGTCTCCAGGCCGTCCTGGCCAAGTACGTTAGCGATCCCCGCCTGGGTCCGGCCATCGCCCAGCTGGCCGGGCTGCAGGAGCAGATGGGCGAGGCAAGGAAGGTATTCTCTTACGAGTACGCTTCCACCCAGGACACGGTGAAGGCCGCGGTGGAGGACACCAAGGACGGAGCCGGAAAGATAAACCTGGTCAAGGTCTATATTCCGTGGGCCCTGCTCATCGTGGGCGCCCTCATCCTCATCGTGGGCCTGCTCCTGGGCGGAGGCCCGGCACCGGAACAGGCGGAGGAGGAATAA